From the genome of Mixophyes fleayi isolate aMixFle1 chromosome 2, aMixFle1.hap1, whole genome shotgun sequence, one region includes:
- the FUT4 gene encoding alpha-(1,3)-fucosyltransferase 4, producing the protein MTRTSLLSLENLHRCRPCRRCRWRTLKSRLLAASLTCAMLLVYVCTQDLLQSPMQFSLLWESPTKPRQVTVLIWYEPFGKKKRLGDCHILFNITGCQLSTNRNLSQEADAILFHHRDIADYDDFPLDKRPAAQKWIWMNFESPSHSSWLSTLGGIFNWTMSYRVDSDIFVPYGYLFSRKRAKIFLPRKRKLVAWVISNWNEDHERVQYYNQLREYIDIDIYGRHGMDLKYDSIMKTVSEYKFYLAFENSLHTDYITEKLWRNAFKSSAVPIVMGPSRYNYEMFIPRNSFIHVDDFSSPRKLAMYLKFLDRNTNMYRRYFTWKKRYDVHVSSFWDEHYCMACETVKAAGSRYRTVSDLAGWFES; encoded by the coding sequence ATGACAAGAACAAGTTTGTTGTCTTTGGAGAACCTGCACAGATGTAGACCTTGCCGGCGGTGCCGCTGGAGGACTCTTAAGTCACGGCTCCTTGCAGCCAGCCTGACATGTGCCATGCTGCTGGTATATGTGTGTACCCAGGACCTGTTGCAAAGTCCTATGCAATTCTCCTTGTTGTGGGAAAGTCCTACAAAACCAAGACAAGTCACGGTCCTCATTTGGTATGAGCCTTTCGGCAAAAAGAAACGACTTGGAGACTGCCATATACTCTTCAACATCACCGGATGCCAACTGTCAACCAACAGGAACCTTTCCCAGGaggctgacgccatcttgttccATCACCGCGACATTGCGGATTATGACGACTTTCCATTAGACAAGCGTCCAGCTGCTCAAAAATGGATCTGGATGAACTTTGAATCACCTTCACATTCCTCTTGGCTGTCCAccttagggggcatattcaactgGACTATGTCCTATAGGGTGGATTCTGATATATTTGTGCCATATGGCTATTTGTTCTCCAGGAAGCGTGCCAAAATATTTCTCCCGCGTAAAAGAAAGTTGGTGGCTTGGGTAATCAGCAACTGGAATGAAGACCACGAGAGGGTCCAGTATTACAACCAGTTGAGGGAATACATTGATATCGATATTTATGGGCGTCACGGCATGGATCTAAAATACGACAGTATTATGAAGACAGTGTCGGAATATAAGTTTTATCTGGCGTTCGAGAATTCCCTGCACACGGATTACATCACTGAAAAACTGTGGCGAAACGCTTTCAAATCCAGCGCCGTCCCGATTGTCATGGGTCCCAGTCGATACAACTATGAGATGTTCATCCCACGGAACTCCTTCATTCATGTCGATGATTTCTCAAGTCCCAGGAAGTTGGCCATGTATTTGAAATTTCTGGATAGAAACACTAACATGTACAGGAGATACTTCACCTGGAAAAAAAGGTACGACGTCCACGTGTCTTCCTTCTGGGACGAGCATTACTGCATGGCTTGCGAAACCGTAAAGGCAGCCGGCAGTCGGTATCGGACCGTCTCAGATCTCGCAGGATGGTTTGAAAGCTGA